The following DNA comes from Cyanobacteria bacterium GSL.Bin1.
GAACAGAACGTGGGATTGAAATTATTTTAGAAACTCCTACGGGCAAGCAACCGGAAACGTTTCGCACCACCTATGGGGAAACTTTAATCATTGACTTGATTAATACCCAATTGCAGGGAGAGGGGTTCGTTGAAGAAAATCCAGCTTCGGGAATTGCCTCAGTGGAAGTGATCCAGGAATATGCCAACACGATACGAGTGAAACTAGTGGGGACAGAGGAAGTCCCGATTGCGGAAGTGATGACAACGGGTCAGGGAGTTGCCCTTAATGTTACTACGCCATCAGCAATAGCAGACCAATCCCCCATCTCCGAACCACCCGAAGAGAAACCGGCAGAAGAACCGGAAGAACCCATTGAGCTAGTGGTAACAGCAGAAAGAGAATCATATCGAGCGGAGGACGCCACCACCGGCACCCGGACAGAAACACCACTGCGAGACATCCCTCAGTCGATTCAAGTGGTTCCCAAAGAAGTGATTGAAGATCAGCAAGCCACTGACCTACAAGAGATTGTCCGCAATGTGAGTGGTATCGTGGAGTCAGATACATTTAGTGGAACACTTGATCGCTTTAACATTCGTGGGTTTGAGCAAAGAACCTTTCTACGCAACGGATTTCGTGACAGTGGAGTAGCTCGAATCAGAGAAACTGCCAACGTGGAAAGAGTCGAGGTGCTGAAAGGACCCGCATCTGTCTTACATGGGCGTCTTGAGCCAGGGGGGGGTAATTAACCTAGTTACAGAAAAGCCGACCG
Coding sequences within:
- a CDS encoding TonB-dependent receptor plug domain-containing protein, with protein sequence MSQLQYLNGFGIASGVASAMILVVQPAFAQGISVTNVQIQRTERGIEIILETPTGKQPETFRTTYGETLIIDLINTQLQGEGFVEENPASGIASVEVIQEYANTIRVKLVGTEEVPIAEVMTTGQGVALNVTTPSAIADQSPISEPPEEKPAEEPEEPIELVVTAERESYRAEDATTGTRTETPLRDIPQSIQVVPKEVIEDQQATDLQEIVRNVSGIVESDTFSGTLDRFNIRGFEQRTFLRNGFRDSGVARIRETANVERVEVLKGPASVLHGRLEPGGGN